Within Gammaproteobacteria bacterium, the genomic segment CAGCGCACTCGCGCCGCCCGCAAGAGCCTCAACAAGCGCGCTCTGGAGTCCCGGGCCCTCGCCGGAGACTTCGCCAAACCCGGAGGAAAGCACGTGAACAACGGGAACTTTGCGCGCAACACAGTCCCGGACCGCATCGACGGTGTGCTCCCTTGCGACCAGCAGCTGAACATAATCAACCTCGCCCGGCACATCGCGAAGCGATGCGTAGCACGGTTGTCCTTCGACTTCGCTTCGTGCCGGATTGACCGCAATGAGTTCACCGTCGAACGGGCCGTCCAGCAAGCGCCGGAACATGATGTTGGACCATTTTCCGCGATCCGACGAGACGCCGGCAATCACCATTCGCCTGGCCTTAAAGGCTCGGTCAAGAAGAAGCGGGTCACGCTGTGCGTGGCTTACTTCCGATGATTCTTTTCTGACTACTGTGCTTTCCATTCAACCTGGTGACGGCGAGTTCAGCACCGCCCGGGTGACCGGGCGATACCCTGCAACTGTTCAGATCGTCAGCACCGCTTTGCCTGGGAAATTCCGGGCGATCAGCCCGGCCGCGGTCTCGCCGATACTGCTCCAGCTGCCGGTCACGGGCACGTGCGTCACCAGCCGTCCGTCGGCCAGCAGCTGCAGCAGGCGGTCCAGACCCCTGGTCGCGTATTCGATCTCGCTTTCCCGGTACAGGTAAAACCCCTCGACCCTGCCATCGCCGGTAAACATCAGGTCCCTGATGGCGAGCGGGGTCGTTGGGCCCGCACTGACCCCGTAGAGAATGGCCCGGCCACCTTCTTCCAACTCGGCAATCAGGCTGGCGAGCAGCGGCCCACCCACCCCGTCGATGATCGATCGGAACCTGCCCTGATCAGCAATGCCGGCCGCATGTTCGGAGACCACCACTTCCTGCACACCGGTCCCGCGCACCATGTCGGCGTAATCCGGCCGTCGCAGGTGGGCGACGATGTGCCCGCCCATCAGAAGACCCAGCTGACAGGCGAAGTAGCCGACCCCGCCACTGGCGCCCGTGATCAGGACCCGGTTGCCGAGAATCCGCTCACAGCGCTCGAGCGCATAAAGCGCGGTGAGCCCGGCGACCGGCAGGGTCGCTGCATCCTGATCGGAGACCGTGTCTGGAATCGCCGCAAGGTCGCGGGTCGGCAGGGCCACCTGTTCCGCCCAGCCCTGCATGCGCCGGGAAAATCCCACCACCCGAGTGCCTTCGGGCGGGCCGCTGCCATCCCGGGCCGCGCTCTGAACCACGCCCGCCAGGTCCCAGCCGATCTGCATGCCGGCCTCTGCGGCCTCGGCACGGCGGAGCTCGCCCCGGTTGAGTGAGATGCTGGTAACAGCGACCAGGGCCTCGTTCGAATCGGCCACGGGCGCAGTGACATCCCCGATCTCCAGGCACCCCGTCACGGCCGGGTTTGCAACGACTGCTTTCATTTGAGGTCTCTCCTTCTGTGTTATCCGGTCATTGAACCACTTCAGTGACTACCCTGCCCCAGTTAAGCACCTGGTTGCCAGCAACGTAGCTCGCGCCGAGGACCCGACCCGTCTCCAGCTCACCGAGGGTGTCCGAGCCGCCTGACGCAAGCCGAAGCAGACCTTCCCCCCACAACGTCTGCCTGTCCGTCATCAAATGATTTGGCATCACTGGTAGGCTGATCTACAGGAGGGTCTGGCTCATTTGGTTTGTCATGTTATGCGGCGACCTTGCGGTGATGCAAGCGCCTGGTTTGGATAGTCTTTCGTTTGATCCTTTCTCTTTATTCCAAGATGGCCTGTCCCCGTCCGAAAGGGATTTTCTGGACCTATTCGGATACAACTACACCTTCGGGAGGCAGAAGTCAGGGGTTCAAATCCCTTCGGGCGCGCCATAATCTCCTGTTTTTACGCCATTTTTAAAGCCGCCGGATCTACACTGTGCTGTAAATCCGACATTTTCCACCGCTTGATGCAGATGATCCGGTGCGAGATGAGCATACTTCCCGGTCATCGTGATACTGGCATGACGAAATTGTTTGCTACTTGAAGATATCATCTCTGCAGAGCAACTACGCGCTGGATGCGCTGGTCGGAATTCTAGACCCATCAGCATAACCTACGCCCCTGGAGCGTGATGCTTTGTGCGCAAGCCGGTAGCTTGTGTTAGTTTTTCGACAAAGAAAGCAATAAGAGATAACGGAAATGCACAATAAATATATCGCATTGATTCTGGGCATTGCTCTGGTTGCGCCTGGCTTTGCTTCCGACCTCGGCAAGGAGCAACGCTGGCGCGAATAGCGCATGAGAATCTTATTTACCGTGACATCGGACGTAGCCTGGAAAAGCTGGCGCTCCATGTCGGCTTCGGTCACCATGATCCACTTTTTGGCGACGCTGTGTGAGGTGGAGCCCACTCCAGTCCATTTGGGTCACATTCGCGCGGGATCGAAGTGCATATGTGATTGATTTAGAATTGACTTCACCAAGAGGTCATCAGAGAACAGAACCTTGCAACAGCCAAACCATAAGGGCAACCATGAAACAGTCGATTGGCGCCCAGCCCACGATGTTCGTAAGGATTTAGGTACACCCCCCCTGTACGATGCTAACTCTAATGACATTGCTACTTTTCGAAATGATGGTGTAATACTCCTCCGTGGTGAATTTTCAGATTGGGTTAATCAACTTCGAGCCGGACTGCAGCGTACACTTGATAACCCTGAAGACTACGCTTTTCCCTGCGAAAGTGTTGGACCAGATGGCAAGGGTCGCTTTTTTGACAGTTACTGCAACTGGCATCGTATCCCAGAATATATCGAATACATTTCATCGTCCTCTGTCGCATCGATGGCGAGCCAGTTTATGGAGTCGGAGTCAGCTCAACTATTCCATGAGCACGTGTTCTATAAAGACGCCGGAACCCAGACGGCCACACCATGGCATCACGACCTCCCTTATTACTGTGTAGATGGCTGGCAAAATGTCAGTATCTATGTGTCGCTTGACTTCACCCCAGCAGATACCGCAGTGCGCTTTCTTGCTGGTTCTCATCGGCAAAAGCAACTCTATTACCCTCGTCATTTTCTAGATGGCTCGGATTACGTACAGGACGATCCAGACATGACTTCAGTTACTCCCTTAGAAACAAGCTTCGAGGAAGTGGATGTACGCAGTTTTGAACTAGAACCTGGCGATACTTTGCTTTTTCATTTCCGTACCCTGCATGGTACAACCGCGGCTGAAACGAAAAGTCAGCGCCGAGCTATTTCAACACGCTGGTTGGGCGACGATATGGTCTACTATGAACGGCAAGGTGAAACGTCCCCTCCACTTAGCGATCTAGGTGTAACACCAGGGATGCGGATGCCCGAGGATTTGTTTCCCATTCTGTGGCCAAATCGATAGCTAGGTAGGAGCTCTGTCTCTAGGTGTGCTGAAACTGGGTCTGTTCCAGTCCTCTCCATTCTATTCAGGTCCGTTTGCGTGGAGTCGGAGCCTGTTATTTAAAGGGTTTGTGGACTGTTGGTGAGCAGCGCTCAGCCTTCACCGGGCAGGGTCGATATTCGCAGCCTGAATTGTGGAGCCTTGCTGCACTGATTGTCATTGCGGGTCGTTTAGTGATTTCTTCTGGGTTCACATTTGTTGCCTGGTTTGTTTTGCCGCCTGTCGTCCTGTTTTTACTGGAGAGCCTGTGTCGGCCGCTCAACTTTCCGGCATAATTCACTCACCGCCCGCGGTCATCTGGCAGTTCGCATGACCACCACGGGCTGTCACATCTCAATTGGTTGTCTTTACCATGCTGAAAATTACTGATCTTACCTTGCGACGTGGTAGCCGCCTATTGTTGGAAAATGTTGAACTTGATGTGTTCCCAGGTCAGCGTATGGGTCTGACCGGCGCTAACGGCTCTGGCAAGTCCAGTCTATTTGCCGTCATTGCCGGGCGCCTGGAGGCGGACCAGGGCAACGTGACATTGCCTCGAGACACCCTGATTACCGAGGTGTTACAGGAAACTCCCGACTCAACCCGCACGGCCATCGACTATGTTATTGATGGCGATCAATCTTACCGATCTCTTGAACTCAAGATTGCACAGGCGGAACTCGACGGCAATGGCACTCTACTAGCAACCCTGCATAGTCAGATGGACGACATAGACGGGTTTCGAGTCTCAGCTCGCGCCGGCCAACTGCTGCACGGATTAGGCTTTACTGCAAAAGAACAGAGCCAGAGTGTGGATACGTTTTCTGGCGGTTGGCGCATGCGCCTTAACCTCGCCAGCGCACTCATGACACGGGCTGATTTGCTATTGCTTGATGAGCCTACCAATCACCTGGATCTCGACGCCATGGTCTGGCTGGAACGATGGCTGACTAGTTATGAGGGCATAGT encodes:
- a CDS encoding phytanoyl-CoA dioxygenase family protein yields the protein MQQPNHKGNHETVDWRPAHDVRKDLGTPPLYDANSNDIATFRNDGVILLRGEFSDWVNQLRAGLQRTLDNPEDYAFPCESVGPDGKGRFFDSYCNWHRIPEYIEYISSSSVASMASQFMESESAQLFHEHVFYKDAGTQTATPWHHDLPYYCVDGWQNVSIYVSLDFTPADTAVRFLAGSHRQKQLYYPRHFLDGSDYVQDDPDMTSVTPLETSFEEVDVRSFELEPGDTLLFHFRTLHGTTAAETKSQRRAISTRWLGDDMVYYERQGETSPPLSDLGVTPGMRMPEDLFPILWPNR
- a CDS encoding zinc-binding dehydrogenase, with the protein product MKAVVANPAVTGCLEIGDVTAPVADSNEALVAVTSISLNRGELRRAEAAEAGMQIGWDLAGVVQSAARDGSGPPEGTRVVGFSRRMQGWAEQVALPTRDLAAIPDTVSDQDAATLPVAGLTALYALERCERILGNRVLITGASGGVGYFACQLGLLMGGHIVAHLRRPDYADMVRGTGVQEVVVSEHAAGIADQGRFRSIIDGVGGPLLASLIAELEEGGRAILYGVSAGPTTPLAIRDLMFTGDGRVEGFYLYRESEIEYATRGLDRLLQLLADGRLVTHVPVTGSWSSIGETAAGLIARNFPGKAVLTI